The Euleptes europaea isolate rEulEur1 chromosome 2, rEulEur1.hap1, whole genome shotgun sequence genome has a segment encoding these proteins:
- the LRIF1 gene encoding ligand-dependent nuclear receptor-interacting factor 1, whose product MAGRMPDGAQRADGKMAGMEVPGEAAASNSVVGNVYRIVETHGLDGEQLLKLLPVSKILRNAGPSVHSPVGSDNAKVNASIPGLVSSKTVFSNTTTSPLVKLPALLTAAPGKLILQKPLDKVELVKVTSVVSSVKSNVSANTKNLPVTVNSSILPFGLHLQIPAYAEVKSVPASCLPPAIQQKILTVAATNASVTPEAAKPPNVIYVSPVKTVKTRLQNINPTPAAELTKPLVLTSAQTAVNNSVPDVVSYDSPKTQETPMKWVVQENPQSSASCLVPVRSSNDMISKMLKTLVDRKNVKNNPAGILPACSNSLSESQEKVNSVKDNALVMYNGKVYLLRRKESSTESAQDDKQASATADTNFSTHGSQLTSSVAANTITNQVVNLVLSKNKGIALSAKNSKLCENVKPALWSELNKNLKGAPILLTSPQGNLQVGSVIQQGAVSASENIPIRKKVVDKTVTEENLNVNIIQRKLSQTAALQLSANHGVSKEEEQKIEKINSTGMGVQSKQMKVQHRKQYAEIRKKFRLLKEERVYLRRIPLLNSVIKTKETEWSSNEPMNDSCKMLQAITVKPGLEEEEMILGKQESSIRRKAELPEPELDSAKRKKTLGPSLAHDDSSSVTDNPSSSCSLVIAQQENPTSSLQFSSSGGSDPNPCVQNNEESEVLCPAFHDIKNETSFSAGSLGEDNFLSSPPDLEETIKVEKIERLKLLLKEREAALEEMRKKLQET is encoded by the exons GGTTGTAGGTAATGTATACCGAATAGTTGAGACACATGGGCTGGATGGAGAACAACTTCTGAAGCTACTTCCAGTTTCTAAAATTTTGAGAAATGCTGGGCCCTCTGTACATTCTCCAGTTGGGTCTGATAATGCAAAGGTAAATGCCTCTATTCCTGGTCTTGTTTCTTCGAAGACTGTGTTCTCAAATACTACGACGTCACCACTTGTTAAGTTACCTGCCCTTCTGACAGCAGCTCCTGGAAAATTAATTCTTCAAAAACCGTTGGATAAAGTGGAACTAGTGAAAGTAACCTCTGTTGTTTCATCAGTCAAGAGCAATGTTTCAGCGAATACCAAAAATCTTCCAGTGACTGTTAACTCTTCCATACTGCCTTTTGGGCTTCACCTCCAAATACCAGCTTATGCAGAAGTGAAATCTGTTCCAGCGTCTTGCTTGCCCCCAGCTATCCAACAGAAGATACTCACAGTGGCAGCTACAAATGCCTCTGTGACACCTGAAGCTGCAAAACCGCCAAATGTTATTTATGTGTCGCCAGTAAAAACAGTGAAAACACGCTTGCAAAATATAAATCCAACACCTGCTGCAGAATTGACAAAACCTTTAGTACTGACATCTGCACAAACAGCAGTCAACAATTCTGTGCCAGATGTGGTATCATATGATAGCCCAAAAACCCAGGAAACTCCTATGAAATGGGTTGTCCAAGAAAACCCACAGTCATCAGCATCTTGCCTGGTTCCTGTAAGGTCATCAAATGACATGATATCAAAAATGTTAAAAACGTTGGTCGATAggaaaaatgtaaaaaacaatCCTGCTGGCATTCTGCCTGCGTGTTCTAATAGCTTGAGTGAAAGCCAAGAAAAGGTAAATTCTGTTAAAGATAATGCCCTGGTGATGTATAATGGGAAAGTCTATCTGCTGAGAAGAAAAGAATCCAGTACTGAGTCAGCCCAGGATGACAAACAAGCATCAGCCACTGCTGATACAAACTTCAGTACACACGGATCACAGTTAACTAGTTCAGTTGCAGCTAACACAATAACTAATCAAGTTGTCAATCTAGTATTGTCAAAAAATAAAGGGATTGCGCTTAGTGCAAAGAATTCAAAGTTATGTGAGAATGTTAAACCTGCTCTGTGGTCTGAACTGAACAAGAACTTAAAAGGTGCACCTATTCTTTTAACATCACCTCAAGGGAATCTGCAGGTAGGCTCTGTTATCCAACAGGGGGCTGTATCAGCATCAGAAAATATTCCCATTAGAAAAAAAGTTGTTGATAAAACAGTGACAGAAGAAAATCTTAACGTCAACATCATACAAAGAAAACTTTCTCAAACTGCTGCTTTACAATTGTCTGCAAATCATGGTGTTTCCAAAGAGGAAGAACAAAAG ATTGAAAAGATAAACTCAACAGGAATGGGTGTTCAGAGCAAACAAATGAAAGTGCAACACAGAAAGCAGTATGCTGAGATCAGAAAGAAATTTCGCctgttaaaagaggagagagtATACCTCAGGAGAATACCATTACTAAATTCTgttataaaaacaaaagaaactgAGTGGTCCAGTAATGAACCTATGAATGACTCTTGCAAAATGCTGCAGGCAATAACTGTGAAACCTGGTCTTGAAGAAGAGGAAATG ATACTCGGGAAACAGGAATCAAGCATAAGGAGGAAAGCCGAACTACCTGAACCAGAGCTAGACAGTGCAAAGAGGAAGAAAACCTTGGGTCCAAGTTTAGCTCATGATGACTCTTCTTCAGTGACGGATAACCCAAGTAGTTCTTGCAGTCTAGTTATAGCACAGCAAGAAAATCCTACAAGCTCACTACAGTTCTCTTCGAGTGGGGGTTCTGACCCAAATCCTTGTGTGCAAAATAATGAGGAGAGTGAAGTTTTGTGTCCTGCTTTCCATGACATTAAAAATGAAACCTCTTTTAGTGCAGGTTCTCTTGGAGAAGACAACTTTCTGTCTAGTCCACCAGACTTAGAAGAAACAATAAAAGTTGAAAAAATAGAAAGACTTAAACTCCTTCTAAAGGAACGAGAGGCAGCACTGGAGGAGATGCGCAAAAAACTGCAGGAGACTTGA
- the DRAM2 gene encoding DNA damage-regulated autophagy modulator protein 2, which yields MWWFQQGLSILPSALVVWSSASFIFSYITAVLLRHVDPLVPYISDTGTVPPERCLFGIMLNISALLGIATMYVRYKQVFYLNPEEATILKLNKVGLVLGMVSCFGLCIIANFQKSTLIAMHVVGACLTFGVGTFYMLVQTILSYKMQPSNNSVFRIRLMVLLWCAASIVSMFISSVILYSGRCGVDLVQKLHWDPNEKGYSIHIASTVSEWSLAFSFLSFFLTYIRDFQKITLYVVVQLDGYSLNYINPQFTADEPRLPISGNL from the exons ATGTGGTGGTTTCAGCAAGGGCTGAGTATCTTGCCTTCGGCCCTCGTAGTGTGGTCATCTGCTTCATTTATATTTTCATACATTACTGCGGTCCTCCTTCGTCACGTTGACCCTTTGGTGCCTTACATCAG TGACACAGGGACAGTACCTCCTGAAAGATGCTTGTTCGGGATAATGTTAAACATTTCTGCTCTTTTGG GCATTGCTACCATGTATGTCCGATACAAGCAAGTCTTTTATTTGAATCCTGAAGAAGCTACAATCCTCAAGTTAAATAAAGTTGGCTTGGTGTTAGGAATGGTCAGTTGCTTTGGGCTTTGCATCATTGCAAACTTCCAG AAAAGCACTCTGATTGCCATGCATGTTGTTGGAGCTTGCCTCACATTTGGAGTAGGAACCTTTtacatgctggttcagaccatcCTTTCCTATAAGATGCAACCCTCAAACAACAGTGTTTTCAGGATCAGACTGATGGTTCTGTTGTGGTGCGCAGCGAGCATAGTGAGTA tgtttattTCTTCAGTCATTTTATATAGTGGCCGGTGTGGAGTGGATTTAGTACAGAAGCTGCACTGGGACCCCAACGAGAAA GGCTACAGTATTCACATTGCGAGCACAGTCTCTGAATGGTCTTTGGCTTTCTCTTTCCTCAGCTTTTTTCTTACTTATATCCGTGacttccag AAAATCACCTTGTATGTAGTAGTGCAGCTGGATGGATACAGTCTTAACTATATAAACCCACAGTTTACAGCAGATGAACCACGACTGCCGATCTCAGGAAACTTATGA